A genomic segment from Trueperaceae bacterium encodes:
- a CDS encoding amidohydrolase: MAQLGTHPISAPGWPEKTSEDVALIDCDVHHNVRSPKDLFPFLSRAHQEILTDQGLLLPSSGYFNVPWRMNRPDLSEGRDDGIQMRERCDNYAFLRERHLDVWQVDYALLTGPPPFYSVCVLPDVDYAAALCRAFNDFTLEQWLPHDERLLAAIMVSPSDPIQAVQEVKRLADHPQVVGITIPNGARFPYGNRFYHPLWEACEQSNLGVIVHAGAAGAGIAPPISAVGMPTYYMEERMARPAQATAHCASMICEGVFEKYPNLKVAFIEVQQYWAIGLMWHMDADWKALRDQTPWLKMLPSEYFRRNVRVGSQPMHEPETPDQLLGMLDSMHADETLIYCSDFPHYDWDDPTTNFPPLEPNLHQRIFSKNAAEMFGL; the protein is encoded by the coding sequence ATGGCGCAACTAGGTACGCACCCAATCTCGGCTCCAGGGTGGCCTGAAAAAACCAGCGAAGACGTTGCTCTTATTGACTGTGATGTCCATCATAACGTTAGGTCACCGAAAGACCTCTTCCCCTTTCTCTCTCGCGCTCATCAAGAAATATTGACCGACCAAGGTTTGTTGCTTCCCAGTAGCGGATACTTTAATGTGCCATGGCGCATGAATCGGCCCGACCTCTCAGAAGGAAGGGATGACGGCATACAGATGAGAGAACGCTGCGATAATTACGCCTTTCTTCGGGAGCGACATCTCGATGTTTGGCAGGTTGACTATGCTCTCCTAACGGGCCCCCCTCCGTTCTACTCAGTGTGTGTCCTTCCGGATGTAGATTATGCTGCCGCGCTTTGCCGGGCCTTCAACGACTTCACGCTCGAGCAATGGCTACCCCATGACGAGAGGCTCCTAGCGGCGATTATGGTCTCGCCATCTGATCCTATACAGGCCGTCCAGGAGGTCAAACGTCTTGCTGATCATCCTCAGGTTGTCGGGATAACCATTCCGAATGGCGCCCGATTTCCCTACGGAAACCGCTTTTATCACCCTCTTTGGGAAGCATGCGAACAATCTAATCTCGGAGTAATTGTGCATGCTGGGGCTGCAGGAGCAGGTATAGCTCCTCCGATCTCTGCTGTTGGAATGCCTACCTATTACATGGAGGAACGGATGGCCCGTCCAGCACAAGCCACTGCACATTGCGCTTCCATGATTTGTGAAGGCGTCTTCGAAAAATACCCAAACCTGAAGGTTGCCTTTATCGAGGTGCAACAGTATTGGGCGATCGGTTTAATGTGGCACATGGACGCCGATTGGAAAGCCCTGCGAGATCAAACTCCTTGGCTTAAGATGTTGCCAAGTGAGTACTTTCGTCGTAACGTCCGGGTTGGCTCGCAACCCATGCATGAACCGGAAACGCCAGATCAGCTTCTAGGGATGCTTGATTCTATGCATGCTGACGAGACTCTCATTTACTGTTCGGACTTTCCCCATTACGACTGGGATGATCCAACTACTAATTTCCCTCCACTCGAGCCCAATCTACACCAGCGCATTTTCTCCAAAAATGCTGCCGAAATGTTCGGCCTCTAA
- a CDS encoding aminoglycoside phosphotransferase: protein MPIDRWLPFRIIAKRALEAWNLDGACLENLAISENVAFRVDANGQTYVLRIHRPTYHTLKELNSELLWTKALRKEGIDVPKPLLTPDGNAYVALPLPGSDEMRNVSMLHWVEGELLGNLIGPNTDEASIRQYFGQLGQTAARIHNQSSEWLLPADFERPNLDVDGLVGQNPFWGNFWDLPQYDCKQTKLIKEVKQVATEVLSDYATSPRTYSLIHADLHPENVVVSAGGLHIIDFDDSAFGWHAYELAIAITNYTDHPLFKPILESMIAGYVILRPLNDSAISLIPLFVLVRRLVTLGWASQRPEVRSQENLVLEIERACRNAEEFLDSW from the coding sequence ATGCCAATTGATAGGTGGCTTCCCTTCCGCATTATCGCTAAAAGAGCTCTTGAGGCGTGGAATCTTGATGGGGCATGTCTTGAAAATCTAGCTATCAGCGAAAATGTCGCGTTCCGGGTAGATGCTAACGGGCAAACGTATGTACTTCGTATTCATAGACCCACTTATCACACTCTCAAAGAACTTAACTCCGAATTACTCTGGACAAAAGCTCTTCGAAAGGAAGGTATAGACGTTCCCAAACCATTGTTGACTCCTGATGGTAATGCCTACGTGGCGCTGCCTCTACCGGGGTCTGATGAGATGCGCAATGTCAGCATGCTCCACTGGGTCGAAGGTGAGCTGCTTGGGAATTTAATTGGTCCGAATACAGATGAAGCTTCGATACGCCAATACTTTGGGCAGCTAGGCCAAACCGCAGCACGAATACATAATCAGTCATCAGAATGGCTTCTGCCTGCAGACTTTGAGCGCCCTAATTTGGACGTTGACGGGCTTGTCGGTCAAAATCCTTTTTGGGGTAATTTTTGGGACCTTCCCCAATATGATTGTAAGCAAACCAAGTTAATTAAAGAGGTGAAACAAGTTGCAACCGAGGTTCTATCAGACTACGCCACCTCACCAAGAACATACAGTTTGATTCATGCTGATCTGCACCCGGAGAATGTTGTTGTCAGCGCTGGTGGGCTTCACATTATCGACTTTGACGATTCGGCTTTCGGCTGGCACGCATACGAATTAGCTATCGCAATAACGAATTACACTGATCATCCCCTCTTTAAACCGATATTGGAGTCGATGATCGCAGGCTACGTTATCCTGCGGCCATTGAATGACTCTGCAATTTCATTAATTCCATTGTTTGTTCTTGTCCGACGGCTGGTGACGCTAGGTTGGGCGTCACAACGCCCAGAAGTTCGTTCACAAGAAAACCTGGTTCTAGAGATCGAGCGAGCTTGTAGGAATGCAGAAGAGTTTTTGGATTCTTGGTAA
- a CDS encoding aspartate aminotransferase family protein — translation MNHKTISDRREKLLGGGTPVFYEEPVHVVRGEGVWLFDADGRKYLDMYNNVPCVGHSHPHVVAALSDQASTLNVHSRYLHEGILNYAERLMELHINPLTSVVFSCSGTEASEVAIRIARSVTGGQGIIGTNAGYHGNSAEVRKVTGRDASTDFRTINFPQTFRPLIENVGGSALTTLYLDQIESAIQAFKEQGTKLAGMLVCSILANEGLPDIPIDFMPRAAEMVRNAGGLFIADEVQAGFCRTGHWWGYETTDFLPDIVTMGKPMGNGFPLAATAARHKHITQFRKATGYFNTFASTPLQAAVGMAVLDVIEEENLQKNVIDVGSYLITELRGLQHSWECMGDVRGHGLFVGIDWIQDYGTKFPDELGAVAVVNNLKDMGFLISNSGVHKNVLKIRPPLVFLREHADLFLSAFEETLKELYAN, via the coding sequence GTGAATCACAAAACTATCTCGGATCGCCGTGAGAAACTTTTAGGGGGTGGTACCCCCGTTTTTTACGAGGAACCCGTCCACGTCGTCCGGGGTGAGGGGGTATGGCTCTTTGATGCTGACGGTAGGAAATATCTTGACATGTACAACAATGTTCCGTGTGTAGGACACTCCCATCCACATGTAGTAGCGGCGTTAAGTGATCAAGCCTCTACCCTTAACGTACACAGCCGCTACCTACATGAGGGCATCCTCAATTACGCGGAGCGTTTGATGGAATTACACATAAACCCGTTGACAAGCGTCGTGTTTTCCTGTTCTGGTACCGAAGCCAGTGAAGTAGCTATAAGGATCGCTCGTTCTGTAACCGGCGGGCAAGGCATTATCGGTACGAATGCTGGGTACCACGGCAATAGTGCAGAAGTTCGTAAAGTTACGGGAAGAGACGCTAGTACTGACTTTCGCACCATTAATTTCCCACAAACATTCCGGCCCCTGATTGAGAATGTCGGCGGCAGTGCTCTGACAACACTTTACCTAGACCAGATTGAATCAGCGATACAAGCCTTTAAAGAGCAAGGGACAAAACTAGCTGGTATGTTAGTCTGCTCAATCCTAGCTAACGAGGGATTACCTGACATTCCAATCGATTTCATGCCGCGTGCGGCAGAAATGGTTCGTAATGCAGGTGGACTATTTATTGCCGACGAGGTACAAGCTGGATTCTGCCGCACTGGACATTGGTGGGGTTACGAGACTACAGACTTCTTACCAGACATTGTCACTATGGGGAAACCAATGGGTAACGGGTTTCCTTTGGCGGCAACAGCAGCCAGACACAAACATATTACGCAGTTCCGTAAAGCAACCGGTTATTTCAATACTTTCGCATCAACTCCGCTCCAGGCAGCTGTCGGGATGGCGGTCCTAGATGTGATTGAAGAAGAAAATCTTCAGAAAAACGTGATCGATGTCGGTTCCTATCTGATTACGGAATTAAGGGGCTTGCAGCACTCGTGGGAATGCATGGGTGACGTCCGAGGTCATGGTTTATTCGTCGGAATTGATTGGATCCAGGACTATGGTACGAAATTTCCGGACGAATTAGGGGCTGTAGCTGTAGTGAACAACCTAAAAGATATGGGGTTTCTTATTAGCAACTCTGGAGTGCATAAGAATGTTCTAAAAATCCGTCCACCGTTAGTGTTTTTGAGAGAACATGCCGATCTGTTTCTCAGTGCTTTTGAGGAGACGCTAAAGGAACTGTATGCCAATTGA
- a CDS encoding (2Fe-2S)-binding protein, with product MTRVMVGKVNDIPPGERKLVVPFRGRAGIGVFNVNGSFHALRNICPHNFGPLCTGRVTGHVTSEGPGSSNFNGLRFERDGEIIRCPWHLWEFEIATGQCLVDPNVRVKTYPVIINDDEIAVEYDD from the coding sequence ATGACGCGCGTGATGGTCGGTAAAGTTAACGATATTCCTCCTGGGGAAAGAAAACTGGTGGTACCTTTTCGGGGTCGAGCCGGTATAGGTGTATTTAATGTCAACGGGTCTTTTCATGCCCTGCGAAACATTTGCCCTCATAATTTTGGTCCCTTATGTACGGGCCGAGTAACTGGACACGTGACATCTGAAGGTCCCGGCTCTTCGAACTTTAATGGACTTAGGTTCGAGCGTGATGGTGAGATCATTCGGTGTCCTTGGCACTTATGGGAATTTGAAATTGCTACTGGTCAATGTCTTGTCGATCCAAACGTGCGAGTGAAAACCTATCCCGTAATAATCAATGATGATGAGATTGCAGTTGAATACGATGACTGA